The Planifilum fulgidum sequence GCTCGTGGCCTGCCGGGAAAGCGAGCTGAGGCGCAAACCGGTGGGGGTGACCGTGCTCGATGAACCCGTCGTCCTGTTTCGGACCGAGCGGGGAATCCACGCCCTCAGGGACGTTTGTCCCCACCGCAGGGTGCCGCTGTCGAAGGGCTGGGTGAAGGGGGACGCGATCGTGTGCCCCTATCATGGCTGGGAATTTGACGGGGAAGGCGCCTGCCGGCGCGTGCCGGGGCTGGTGGACGATGCCTGCAAAGAGCGGATCCGGGCGACGGCTTTGCCGGTCCGGGTGCGGGACGGATTCGTCTGGATCCAATTGCAGGGGGAGACTGACGGGACCGGTGAAACGGAAGGGAAAGAGAAAGGCGAGGTTGCCGACGGATTCAAGGAACCCGTTGATCTGTCCTTCCTGCGGGACCCCTCCCTGTACTCCTTCGTCTGGAAAGTGAAGGTGAAGGGGAACCTGGTCAATGCCTTTGAAAACCTGCTGGACGGAACCCACACCCACTATGTCCATGCCGGACTCATCCGGACCGATGCATACCGGCAGAAGGTCAGCGCCAAACTGACCGCCCACCGCGACCATGTGGAGATCGAATACAGCGGGGAATCGAAGCAGGCCGGCCTGATCTCCCAATTGCTGGAACGGGACCGTCAGACGAGTTACGGGCGGTTTTTCATGCCGGGGATCGCCCAGATCGAATACCGGTCCAGCAAAGGGTTGAGCATGCTCATCACGGCGGTGGCCCGCCCCGTCTCCGAGTTCGTCCAGGATGTGTACGCCATCATCACCGTCAAGCGGGGGATCGTCCCCAATTTCATCAAGCGGCTGGTCATTTCCCCCTTTTTCAAGCGGGCCCTGAAACAGGATCTCCGCATCGTCGAACTGCAGCAGGAGTGGATCGAGCGGCACGGGGAAGGAAGGTTGGTGTCCACCGAAGCGGACCTGATGCGCCCGTTCATCGAACAGCTGACAAGGGGGCGGTACTACGACAAACCCCTTGAACGGAAAGTGCAGCTTTTGCTGTGATCTGAAGGTCGGATTCTCCCGGATGCGGTCGCGGACTGCCGGGAAAACCGCCTTATGAATCCGCATATCAGGAGTTTGACTCCCTTTTCCTTTGGGAAAGGGCTTTTTTATTGAACCGGCGGCGTCCGGAGATGTCCGGGCGAGCCGAAAATCCGAACGGGGAAACGAGGAGGCGCTTTTTTTGGAACGCCGCCGGACGCTCCGTGGATGTCCCCGGCCGACGGGATCGCGGTTCGAACATTTTTCTCCGATTCGTCAAGGAATGGACACCAAATACATATACCCGTAATAGTATAATGGAGGCGCAACACGCACAAAAAGCACAGGGGGGATGGTCCGTGAACCAGCAACAGGCGCCAACTCTGGCCATCATCCTTTTGTCCAAGGATCTGGAGAGGTTGCACGCCGGATCGCTGGTGGGCTCCGTGGCGGCGATGTCCGGGATGAGCGTCCGCCTGTTTGTCACCATGAATGCCCTGGAAGCCTTCCTGAAGGAAAACGTGGAAAAGAGAGCGTTTCAGACCGGAACCGTCGGAGCGGAAATGCTCAGCAAAAACATTCCCTTGTTTTGCGATCTCCTTCGGGAAGGAAAAGAGAACGGCGACCTCCGCCTCTACGCTTGCTCCATGGCGATGGATGTGATGGGGTGGAAGCGGGAAGATCTGATCGATCTCTTCGACGACGTGATCGGAGTGAGCTCCTTCCTGGGGATGTCGCAGGGGGCTCAAGTCATCACGATGTGATGCGGCAAGGGGAAAACGAGGTGAAGGGGAGGCGAAATCATGTCGGAGGTGGAAGTGAAAACGTCGATCGATGCCAGGGGCTCCTTTTGCCCCGGGCCGCTGATGGAACTGATCAAAGCGATGAAACAGGCCCAAACGGGAGACGTGATCGAGGTGCTGTCCAGTGACACCGGATCCGCCAAAGACATTCCCGAATGGGCGAGGAAAATGGGACACGAAGTGGTCTATTGCGAACAGGCCGGCGATCATTGGAAAATCGCCGTTCGCAAGGCGAGGTGAGCGGCGGAAGCCTGGGAGGGAGGGAGATTCATGCCCCGAAGGATTGTGGTCCTTGGCGGGGGGACGGCCGGCACCATGGTGGCCAACCGGCTGGCCCGACGCCTGACGGATCAGATCCGGTCCAAGGAAGTGGAAATCCTGTTGATCACCAACACCGAGAAGCACATTTATCAGCCGGGATACCTGTCCATCGTCTTCAACGAACAGGCCCCGGAGCATTTCATTCGGGAGGAAAAGGATCTGATCCGCCGGGATGTCCACCTGATCGTCGACGAGATCCAAAGAATCGAACCGGAACAAAATCGCGTCCTGTCTGATCGGGCCGAGTACCCTTACGATTACCTGGTGATCGCCACGGGCTCCCGCCCCGACTTCGGCAGCGTCCCCGGCCTGAGGGAAAGCGCCCACAACTTTTACACCCTGGAGGGGGCCATCCGCCTCCGGGACACCCTGGCCGGAATGAAAAGGGGGAGGATACTGATCACCGTCGACATCCCCCACAAGTGTCCGGCGGCGCCCCTGGAGATCGCCCTCATGCTGGACGACTATTTCCGGAGGCGGGGTGTCCGGGAGCAGGTGGAGATCAAATACACCTACCCCATCGGCCGGATTCACGCCTTAGAATCCGTGGCCGAGTGGGCCTTGCCCCGGTTCGAGGAGCGGGGCATCCTGCATGAGACCTTTTTCAACCTGGAGAGGGTGGATCCGGAGCGAAAGGCGGTCATCACCATGGACGGGGAGGAGCATCCCTTCGATGTGCTGATTTCCGTCCCGGCTCACAAGGGCGCCCAGGTCATTCTGGATTCCGGGATCGGCGACGGGATGGGGTTCGTCCCCACCGACCGGCATTCGCTGAAGATGAAGGGTTTCGACAATGTCTACGCGATCGGCGATGCGACCGATCTGCCGATCAGCAAGGCCGGTTCCACCGCCCATTACCAAAGCGAGCCCTTGATCCGCAATCTCGTCAGCCGGCTGCGGGGCCTGCCCGAAACCGCCGTCTATGACGGCAAAGTGGCCTGCTTTTTGGAAAACAGCCTGCGGGACGCCAGTTTCATTGTCTTCGATTACGAGCACCCTCCGAAACCCGCCGCCGCTTCCGAACTTCTGCACTGGATGAAGATGGCGTACGGGGAGATCTACTGGCTCAACGTCCGCGGAATCCTGTAAGGGGGCGAAGCCCATGAGCAATTCCATGACAA is a genomic window containing:
- a CDS encoding NAD(P)/FAD-dependent oxidoreductase, coding for MPRRIVVLGGGTAGTMVANRLARRLTDQIRSKEVEILLITNTEKHIYQPGYLSIVFNEQAPEHFIREEKDLIRRDVHLIVDEIQRIEPEQNRVLSDRAEYPYDYLVIATGSRPDFGSVPGLRESAHNFYTLEGAIRLRDTLAGMKRGRILITVDIPHKCPAAPLEIALMLDDYFRRRGVREQVEIKYTYPIGRIHALESVAEWALPRFEERGILHETFFNLERVDPERKAVITMDGEEHPFDVLISVPAHKGAQVILDSGIGDGMGFVPTDRHSLKMKGFDNVYAIGDATDLPISKAGSTAHYQSEPLIRNLVSRLRGLPETAVYDGKVACFLENSLRDASFIVFDYEHPPKPAAASELLHWMKMAYGEIYWLNVRGIL
- a CDS encoding DsrE/DsrF/DrsH-like family protein, producing the protein MNQQQAPTLAIILLSKDLERLHAGSLVGSVAAMSGMSVRLFVTMNALEAFLKENVEKRAFQTGTVGAEMLSKNIPLFCDLLREGKENGDLRLYACSMAMDVMGWKREDLIDLFDDVIGVSSFLGMSQGAQVITM
- a CDS encoding sulfurtransferase TusA family protein; its protein translation is MSEVEVKTSIDARGSFCPGPLMELIKAMKQAQTGDVIEVLSSDTGSAKDIPEWARKMGHEVVYCEQAGDHWKIAVRKAR
- a CDS encoding aromatic ring-hydroxylating oxygenase subunit alpha; translated protein: MKNHYARMKEVLKRYWLVACRESELRRKPVGVTVLDEPVVLFRTERGIHALRDVCPHRRVPLSKGWVKGDAIVCPYHGWEFDGEGACRRVPGLVDDACKERIRATALPVRVRDGFVWIQLQGETDGTGETEGKEKGEVADGFKEPVDLSFLRDPSLYSFVWKVKVKGNLVNAFENLLDGTHTHYVHAGLIRTDAYRQKVSAKLTAHRDHVEIEYSGESKQAGLISQLLERDRQTSYGRFFMPGIAQIEYRSSKGLSMLITAVARPVSEFVQDVYAIITVKRGIVPNFIKRLVISPFFKRALKQDLRIVELQQEWIERHGEGRLVSTEADLMRPFIEQLTRGRYYDKPLERKVQLLL